The window TCATTCTGGTTTCATCCCGCTCGGTCAATACACTGATCTGGGCACTACTCTTTGTTGCAATCTTCGGACCCGGGATCATTGCAGGTATCGTCGCCATCATGTTCCGCTCAATCGGATTCTTGGGCAAACTATTGGGGGAAGCGATCGAGGAGATCGATCCAAAACCGATTGAAGCCCTCACCGCCTGCGGCGCCTCAAGACTGAAGGTGATACTCTATGGTATTGTCCCGCAAGTCGCCCCCGCCTTCTTCGCTGTTGCGATCTTGCGATGGGACATCAATCTGCGTGAATCGACCGTTTTGGGATTGGTTGGCGCAGGTGGGATCGGCGTGATCCTGCAGGGATCAATTGATACCTTTAATTGGCCCGAAACCTCCATGGTTCTGCTCACCATTTTGGCATTGGTCATCTTTGGGGAATTTGTCTCCTCAAAGCTACGCGGCAAGATCCTTTAAAAGTCAAAGCCAGGATATCAAATTATCCTGGCCTTTTTTCCTACGCTCGGACTTTATTCTGTTGGTTCAAGCGAAACGATCAGGAAAACGCTAATATTGCACGCATCAACAGACATCATCCTCAATAGATCAAAAATCTCGCTACAGTTCCAACAAACAACAAAGTGTGTTGGCTATCTTTATATCATGTATAGGGAAAAGATTGGTTGCGGGGGCAGGATTCGAACCTGCGACCTTCAGGTTATGAGCCTGACGAGCTACCGGGCTGCTCCACCCCGCGTCACCATGCGCGTATCGCGCCAAACATTCAATGGAACCAATATGCTCCCTAACAGAAGCGCGTCAAGACAGCTATCTTGAATTTGGTTGCGGGGGCAGGATTCGAACCTGCGACCTTCAGGTTATGAGCCTGACGAGCTACCGGGCTGCTCCACCCCGCGTCATTGAAGTGTCATCTTTATAGAAGCATTTTTTTGAAATGCCAGATGAAAATCACCTTTGTCCCCTCTTTTTCAAAAGAAGGATTTTTTGCAGTAAATTGAATGAACTGCCTTTGAACAGGAGACGGCAGATATTCGCCTCTTCTCTTGATCATATCACATTTTGATGGAATTAACCGCGTTCGCGCATTAGGCGAGCCTTGTCACGCTGCCAGTCGCGTTTCTTGGCATCCTGACGCTTGTCATAAGCTTTTTTACCGCGGCAGACAGCGACAGCAAGCTTGGCAATGCCTTTATCATTAAAATACATCTTGAGCGGAACAATGGTCATGCCATCCCGTTGAACAGCATTGACCATCTTGTGGATCTCGCGCTTGTGCAAAAGCAGTTTACGTGGACGCCGCGGATTATGATTAAAGCGATTGCCCTGTACATATTCCTCAATATGGGAATTGATCAGGACAATCTCGCCATTTTCCTCAGAGGCATAAGACTCGGCGATATTGGCTTTGCCTGTACGCAGGCTTTTGACCTCGGTGCCGGTTAGTTGCAAACCGGCCTCGACCACTTCACCAATCTCGTAATTATGTCTTGCCTTCCGATTTTCCGCGACGACACGGTTATTCGGATCTTGTTTCTTTTTCTTAGCCATAGGCCACAAATAGGCCGATTACATCAGACCTGCAAGCTTCATTGCAGATTCGATCTCAGCTTTCACCGGATCTGTTGCTGTCATCATCGGCAAACGGATCTCATTTGCTACTTTGCCAAGCAAGGATAGGCCATATTTGGCTCCTGCCGGAGATGGCTCCATGAACATGGCTTTGTGCAATGGAGACAGAATATCATGCAATTCCAAAGCCTGATCCCAGTTACCCTGACTACAGGCTGCCTGGAAGCGCGAACAGAGCGCAGGTGCCACATTGGCTGTCACCGAGATGCAGCCATGACCACCTTGAGCATT is drawn from Cohaesibacter gelatinilyticus and contains these coding sequences:
- the phnE gene encoding phosphonate ABC transporter, permease protein PhnE; its protein translation is MSEHILQDSWARYTPVQRFQRFAAYAATALIVSWALSSLDIVWAWVWDAPEQVWDLLDRMIPPDPTNLPSILEAIWQTINIATIATAFAIIISLPVALIAAQNTTPNRATLWLGRFILVSSRSVNTLIWALLFVAIFGPGIIAGIVAIMFRSIGFLGKLLGEAIEEIDPKPIEALTACGASRLKVILYGIVPQVAPAFFAVAILRWDINLRESTVLGLVGAGGIGVILQGSIDTFNWPETSMVLLTILALVIFGEFVSSKLRGKIL
- the smpB gene encoding SsrA-binding protein SmpB, encoding MAKKKKQDPNNRVVAENRKARHNYEIGEVVEAGLQLTGTEVKSLRTGKANIAESYASEENGEIVLINSHIEEYVQGNRFNHNPRRPRKLLLHKREIHKMVNAVQRDGMTIVPLKMYFNDKGIAKLAVAVCRGKKAYDKRQDAKKRDWQRDKARLMRERG